The following coding sequences lie in one Lolium perenne isolate Kyuss_39 chromosome 2, Kyuss_2.0, whole genome shotgun sequence genomic window:
- the LOC127335383 gene encoding chitinase 5, giving the protein MANSPMMMFTFLALGLAALLLSTAGPAAAQNCGCRSNECCSQYGYCGTTKAYCGKGCQSGPCSGSGGGTAGVPVESLVTAAFFNGIKSQAGNGCAGKSFYTRQSFLDGARANPNFGKGRSNDDSKREVAAFFAHVTHETGHFCYIEEISGASKDYCDEKNTEWPCAAGKGYYGRGPLQLSWNYNYGPAGKSLGFDGLRNPEKVAQDPAVAFKAALWFWMNNVHQVMPRGFGATTRAINGGECGGGNSAAVNARAGYYRDYCKKFGVDPGNSLTC; this is encoded by the exons ATGGCGAACTCGCCCATGATGATGTTCACGTTCTTGGCTCTCGGCCTAGCGGCATTACTCCTCTCCACGGCAGGCCCGGCAGCGGCGCAGAACTGCGGctgccggtcaaacgagtgctgcAGCCAGTACGGTTACTGTGGCACCACTAAAGCCTACTGTGGAAAAGGGTGTCAGTCGGGCCCGTGTTCTGGGAGCGGCGGCGGGACGGCCGGCGTTCCCGTGGAGAGCCTCGTCACCGCGGCGTTCTTCAACGGAATCAAGTCCCAGGCCGGCAACGGGTGCGCCGGCAAGAGCTTCTACACGCGCCAGTCGTTCCTGGACGGCGCCCGCGCGAACCCCAATTTCGGGAAAGGCCGCTCCAACGACGATTCTAAGAGGGAGGTTGCCGCCTTCTTCGCGCACGTCACGCACGAGACCGGAC ATTTCTGCTACATCGAGGAGATCAGCGGGGCGAGCAAGGACTACTGCGACGAGAAGAACACGGAGTGGCCGTGCGCCGCGGGGAAGGGGTACTACGGGCGCGGGCCGCTGCAGCTGTCGTGGAACTACAACTACGGGCCGGCGGGGAAGAGCCTCGGCTTCGACGGGCTGAGGAACCCGGAGAAGGTGGCGCAGGACCCGGCGGTGGCGTTCAAGGCGGCGCTCTGGTTCTGGATGAACAACGTGCACCAGGTCATGCCGCGGGGGTTCGGCGCCACGACCAGGGCCATCAACGGCGGGGAGTGCGGCGGCGGGAACTCGGCCGCGGTGAACGCACGGGCGGGCTACTACAGGGACTACTGCAAGAAGTTTGGCGTCGACCCCGGGAATAGCCTCACTTGCTAG